One genomic segment of Rivularia sp. PCC 7116 includes these proteins:
- a CDS encoding metal-sensitive transcriptional regulator produces the protein MNGTSKQNEPILSDSNDTKISEPNHNHTHSTHDHVHSEESLRKIVNRLSRIEGHIRGIKSMVQQNTPCPDVLLQIAAVRGAIDKVARIVLDEHLTECVARAAKDGNIDAEMEELKAALDRFLP, from the coding sequence ATGAATGGAACATCAAAGCAAAACGAGCCGATACTGAGTGACAGTAATGATACTAAAATTTCAGAACCCAACCACAATCATACGCATTCAACCCACGATCACGTTCATAGCGAAGAGTCTTTAAGAAAGATAGTTAATCGCCTATCGCGGATAGAAGGTCATATTAGAGGAATAAAATCGATGGTGCAGCAAAATACTCCTTGTCCTGATGTTTTGTTGCAGATTGCTGCTGTTAGAGGTGCAATAGATAAGGTAGCGCGGATTGTTTTAGACGAACATCTAACGGAGTGCGTTGCTAGAGCGGCAAAAGATGGCAATATCGATGCTGAAATGGAAGAATTAAAAGCAGCTTTAGATAGATTTTTGCCTTAA
- the menH gene encoding 2-succinyl-6-hydroxy-2,4-cyclohexadiene-1-carboxylate synthase codes for MSFHKYIFHYRFSGKSDKPLILFLHGFMGNIHEFDEAISLLTDEFYCLNIDLPGHGKTKILDDDCYKMPKIADALINLLNELQIERCFLIGYSMGGRLALYLTLKFPQRFHKIILESASPGLITDRERLERVKRDEQIARKLARSVEKDDFRKFLDNWYNQQIFGNIKNHPHFEQMIENRLQNNPKKLAKSLQLMGTGVQPSLWDKLKENKKPILLLVGENDSKFVEINRKMFAVNQLCKLKIIKKAAHNIHLENTFIFIENIRNFF; via the coding sequence ATGAGTTTTCATAAATATATATTTCATTATCGTTTCAGTGGTAAATCGGATAAACCGCTGATTCTTTTTTTACACGGTTTTATGGGAAATATTCACGAATTTGATGAAGCGATATCTTTATTAACAGATGAGTTTTATTGTTTAAATATCGACCTTCCGGGGCATGGGAAAACTAAAATTTTAGATGATGATTGCTATAAAATGCCGAAAATTGCCGATGCATTAATCAATTTATTAAATGAATTACAAATTGAACGGTGTTTTTTAATTGGATATTCTATGGGTGGAAGATTAGCTTTATATTTAACATTAAAATTTCCTCAACGTTTCCATAAAATTATTTTAGAATCTGCTTCCCCCGGTTTAATCACGGATAGAGAAAGACTAGAAAGAGTTAAACGGGACGAACAGATAGCTAGAAAGTTAGCCAGAAGTGTTGAAAAAGATGATTTCAGAAAATTTTTAGATAATTGGTACAATCAGCAGATTTTTGGCAATATCAAAAATCATCCGCACTTTGAGCAGATGATAGAAAATCGCCTACAAAATAATCCTAAAAAATTAGCCAAGTCCCTGCAGTTAATGGGTACGGGAGTTCAACCATCTTTATGGGATAAGTTAAAGGAAAACAAAAAACCCATACTTTTGCTAGTAGGAGAAAACGATAGCAAGTTTGTTGAAATAAATAGAAAAATGTTTGCAGTTAATCAATTGTGTAAATTAAAAATCATTAAAAAGGCGGCTCATAACATTCATTTAGAGAATACATTCATATTTATCGAAAATATTCGCAATTTTTTTTAA
- a CDS encoding glycoside hydrolase family protein → MSQTLKGFHFKGIEKIIGPVAALLAFVCMFQWYIHGSLEPNSDPVFQKRQPPLIMEGGDPYIRALMRTISASEANSKRPYSILYGGEHVSDLSRHPEKCVTIPIGPNKGNCSTAAGRYQVINTTWFNIAKRYHPEQPMPMMFWATYSFEPQYQDQVVHSWLNDSKEWGVNIPQLLREGKINKVLKTLSPTWTSLGYGIETNSISSSLPRIYRKVLKEELSAVSQVSE, encoded by the coding sequence ATGAGTCAAACTCTTAAAGGTTTTCATTTCAAAGGCATTGAAAAAATTATCGGACCTGTAGCCGCCCTTCTTGCCTTTGTCTGTATGTTTCAGTGGTATATTCACGGCAGCCTTGAGCCGAATAGCGATCCGGTATTTCAAAAAAGACAGCCACCTCTAATTATGGAGGGAGGAGACCCTTATATACGGGCTTTGATGAGAACTATTTCCGCAAGTGAAGCTAATAGTAAGCGTCCCTACTCAATTTTGTATGGTGGGGAACACGTTAGCGATTTAAGTCGCCATCCGGAAAAATGCGTCACAATTCCCATTGGACCGAACAAGGGAAATTGTTCTACAGCAGCCGGAAGATATCAGGTTATTAATACTACTTGGTTTAATATTGCCAAACGCTATCATCCAGAACAGCCGATGCCGATGATGTTTTGGGCTACCTACAGTTTTGAACCCCAATATCAAGACCAAGTGGTTCATAGTTGGTTGAATGATTCTAAGGAATGGGGAGTCAACATTCCTCAGTTGTTGCGAGAAGGGAAAATAAATAAAGTTTTAAAGACACTTTCTCCTACTTGGACAAGTTTGGGTTATGGCATAGAAACCAATTCCATAAGTAGTAGTTTACCGAGAATCTACCGGAAGGTTTTGAAAGAAGAATTAAGCGCGGTGAGTCAAGTTAGCGAATAA
- a CDS encoding NAD(P)H-binding protein, which translates to MKAFVAGATGETGRRIVQELMAREIPVRALVRDLDKARSILPADVDLVQGDVLQPESLSAALGDSTVLLCATGAAPGFDPTAPYKVDYEGTKNLVDAAKAKGIEHFAFVSSLCTSKLFHPLNLFWLILVWKKQAEEYIQKSGLTYTIVRPGGLKNEDNSNPIVMQSADTLFDGSIPRQKVAQVCVESLFEPASRNKIVEIVSKEDAAAKSFAELFAAVA; encoded by the coding sequence ATGAAAGCTTTTGTAGCAGGGGCAACAGGTGAGACGGGTAGACGGATTGTGCAAGAGTTGATGGCGCGTGAAATTCCGGTTCGTGCATTAGTAAGAGATTTAGATAAAGCTAGGAGTATTTTGCCTGCTGATGTGGACTTAGTGCAAGGTGATGTTTTGCAACCAGAGTCTTTATCTGCTGCTTTAGGAGATAGCACAGTGCTGTTATGTGCAACCGGTGCAGCACCCGGTTTCGATCCCACCGCACCTTATAAGGTAGATTACGAAGGGACAAAAAACTTGGTGGATGCTGCAAAAGCTAAAGGTATAGAACATTTTGCATTTGTTTCTTCTTTATGTACTTCTAAGTTGTTCCATCCACTAAATTTATTCTGGCTGATTTTGGTTTGGAAAAAACAAGCAGAGGAATACATTCAAAAAAGCGGTTTAACCTATACAATAGTACGTCCCGGTGGATTAAAGAATGAAGACAACAGCAATCCCATCGTTATGCAAAGTGCAGATACGTTGTTTGATGGCAGTATTCCCCGTCAAAAGGTAGCCCAAGTTTGTGTCGAATCACTTTTTGAACCAGCTTCGCGAAATAAAATTGTAGAAATTGTTTCTAAAGAAGACGCTGCGGCGAAAAGTTTTGCAGAATTATTTGCAGCAGTAGCTTAA
- a CDS encoding DUF1997 domain-containing protein → MVSINRKCKSDREREKIISVASTITDISDISDISDISDSQSFPLEIDLQVDLEQQTKFYGTFSDCMELYAPAETVAEYLNNHSEWFSRCAQPMKVKPLGENGYEIIIGRFGAFNYDVEPKIGLELLPPQEGIYCIRTIPIPDYQAPGYDVDYRASLQLVESKEDNTAQSTSITRVEWQLYLTVYVQFPNFIKRLPKSLIQTTGDRLLNQIVRQVSRRLTRKVQEDFHQSLGIPFSYKSKKV, encoded by the coding sequence ATGGTTTCAATCAATCGAAAGTGTAAATCTGATCGAGAGAGGGAAAAAATTATATCTGTGGCATCAACTATAACTGATATATCTGATATATCTGATATATCTGATATATCTGACAGCCAAAGTTTTCCTCTGGAAATAGATTTACAGGTAGATTTGGAACAACAAACCAAATTTTACGGTACTTTCAGCGACTGTATGGAGTTGTACGCACCAGCAGAAACTGTTGCCGAATATCTTAACAATCATTCAGAATGGTTTTCTCGCTGCGCTCAACCAATGAAAGTTAAGCCTTTGGGAGAAAACGGTTATGAAATCATTATCGGCCGTTTTGGTGCTTTCAATTATGACGTAGAGCCGAAAATCGGTTTGGAACTATTGCCTCCTCAAGAGGGTATTTACTGCATTCGCACCATACCTATTCCTGACTACCAAGCACCTGGCTACGACGTAGATTATCGTGCATCGCTACAGTTAGTCGAAAGCAAAGAAGATAATACCGCTCAATCAACTTCCATAACCAGAGTTGAGTGGCAATTGTATTTAACCGTTTACGTGCAATTTCCAAATTTTATAAAACGTTTACCTAAATCCTTAATTCAAACAACCGGCGATCGCCTGCTTAACCAAATTGTTCGTCAGGTATCTCGTCGTTTAACACGCAAAGTTCAAGAAGATTTTCATCAATCTTTAGGCATACCTTTTTCATATAAATCTAAAAAAGTATGA
- a CDS encoding DUF4079 domain-containing protein gives MELSPEVKYWMQFFHPVLMWALLLCTLYAAYLGLQVQRTRSAKGEEKKELIKGKYNIKHFQIGSLLLALMVSGSIGGMAVTYINNGKLFVGPHLLAGLGMTALIGFSASLSPFMQKGANWARMTHILLNFTILGLFTWQAISGVQIVQKILSNA, from the coding sequence ATGGAACTTTCGCCAGAAGTTAAATACTGGATGCAATTTTTTCATCCCGTACTAATGTGGGCGCTGTTGCTATGTACGCTTTATGCGGCTTATTTAGGTTTACAGGTACAGCGTACTAGAAGTGCTAAGGGTGAAGAGAAGAAAGAACTTATCAAAGGTAAGTACAATATCAAACACTTTCAAATAGGTTCTTTATTATTAGCACTAATGGTATCGGGTTCCATTGGTGGGATGGCTGTTACCTATATTAATAATGGTAAATTATTTGTCGGTCCCCATTTATTAGCTGGGCTGGGAATGACAGCTTTGATTGGTTTTTCTGCTTCTTTGTCTCCTTTTATGCAGAAAGGAGCAAATTGGGCAAGAATGACTCATATTCTGTTAAATTTTACTATTTTAGGACTTTTTACGTGGCAGGCTATCAGTGGCGTGCAAATTGTCCAAAAAATTCTTAGCAATGCCTAA
- a CDS encoding ankyrin repeat domain-containing protein, whose amino-acid sequence MSNNNASLLEAARSGDIKRVRTFLSTGASASVNDGDGTTALMFAANSGYTEIVKMLVDSGANIDCKRKRYGLTALMLACAAKQIDIVRILISKGANVNAVNEDGSTALMIAALKDYIPVVKALVDAGANINLQDKDNDTALQLAVKQGHFAVVEILVKAGADVNIRDEEGENLLMLASEQGYLGVVEALLSANIDVNEKNTDGDTALLIAVAGGHTSVVETLINKGSDVNFQDKDGETPLHFAVVEGFSEIVELLLKAGADVNKRNNLGDTPLLVAALQGYSKIIKALLEKSADVEIINLAQTPLTLAAIQGNVETVKVLLENGADANTQLQDGKTLLIESTKRNFKTITQELLAHGADVNCKDENSATALMWAASLGYIKVVEVLLKAGADVNLKNRGGYTALMLAEFNGYPSIVKILQAAEERD is encoded by the coding sequence ATGAGCAACAACAATGCTTCACTGCTAGAAGCGGCTAGAAGTGGTGACATCAAAAGGGTGCGAACTTTTTTAAGTACGGGTGCTTCTGCAAGTGTCAATGATGGAGATGGCACTACAGCGTTAATGTTTGCAGCAAATTCTGGCTATACAGAAATTGTTAAAATGCTTGTCGATTCGGGTGCAAATATTGATTGCAAAAGAAAACGTTATGGTTTAACGGCTTTGATGTTAGCTTGTGCTGCAAAACAAATAGATATTGTACGCATATTAATATCAAAAGGTGCTAACGTAAATGCGGTTAATGAAGACGGCAGCACGGCTTTAATGATAGCGGCTCTCAAAGATTACATTCCTGTTGTCAAAGCTTTAGTTGATGCTGGAGCTAATATAAATCTTCAAGATAAAGACAATGATACAGCTTTGCAATTGGCAGTGAAGCAAGGACATTTTGCCGTAGTCGAAATTTTAGTTAAAGCAGGTGCTGATGTAAATATCCGAGATGAAGAAGGCGAAAATTTATTGATGTTAGCTTCAGAACAAGGATATTTAGGAGTCGTTGAGGCACTATTAAGCGCAAATATTGATGTAAATGAAAAAAATACCGATGGAGACACAGCATTATTAATTGCTGTCGCAGGAGGACATACTTCTGTAGTAGAAACTTTAATAAATAAAGGTTCTGATGTAAATTTTCAAGATAAAGATGGAGAAACACCTCTACATTTTGCAGTTGTCGAAGGTTTTTCTGAAATTGTAGAATTGCTTCTCAAAGCTGGTGCAGATGTTAATAAGAGAAATAATTTAGGCGATACACCTTTACTTGTGGCAGCTTTACAAGGCTATAGCAAGATAATCAAAGCACTTTTAGAAAAAAGTGCTGATGTCGAAATCATAAATTTAGCCCAAACACCGCTAACTTTAGCCGCTATACAAGGAAACGTAGAAACAGTAAAAGTTTTATTAGAAAATGGTGCAGATGCAAATACTCAATTACAAGATGGAAAAACTCTATTAATAGAATCTACCAAACGTAATTTTAAAACAATTACTCAAGAATTATTAGCGCATGGTGCTGATGTCAATTGTAAGGATGAAAACAGCGCTACAGCATTGATGTGGGCAGCTTCATTAGGTTATATTAAAGTAGTCGAAGTATTATTAAAAGCTGGTGCAGATGTAAACCTGAAAAATCGAGGTGGTTACACTGCTTTGATGCTTGCAGAATTTAACGGTTATCCCAGTATTGTCAAAATTTTACAAGCTGCCGAAGAAAGAGATTAG
- a CDS encoding PstS family phosphate ABC transporter substrate-binding protein, whose translation MSAIFSKLSLMVGILALTVSCTTENARESNPSQSATEVANITTTEIIKIDGSSTVHPITEAIAKDFQAEKQTPVNVEISGTTGGFEKFCNGETDIANASRPILKKELKTCTANGVMFTELPIAFDAVTVVVNPQNDWAKDIKLAELKKIWQKSAEGKITNWNQIRASFPDLPLKLYGADNKSGTYDYFTKAVIGKSGNSRNDYTASENDDDLVAGVSQNKNALGYFGYAYYEENKDKLKPLAIDNGKGAVLPSRETVEKTQYQPLSRPLFIYVNTKSAQKKPALRDFVNFYIEKAPTKVSSVGYVPLPEDAYYLDKVQFNRGKLGTVFEGEARLNLTIDEVLRKRAEF comes from the coding sequence ATGAGCGCAATCTTTTCAAAGCTATCCTTGATGGTGGGGATATTAGCTTTGACTGTCAGTTGTACCACAGAAAATGCTCGTGAAAGTAATCCTTCGCAATCTGCAACAGAAGTTGCAAATATAACAACGACTGAAATTATCAAAATAGATGGTTCTAGTACGGTTCATCCTATTACTGAAGCTATAGCTAAAGACTTTCAAGCAGAAAAACAAACGCCTGTAAATGTAGAAATTTCTGGTACCACGGGAGGATTTGAAAAGTTCTGTAACGGTGAAACTGACATTGCTAATGCTTCGCGTCCAATTTTGAAAAAAGAATTAAAAACCTGTACTGCTAACGGTGTAATGTTTACTGAATTGCCCATCGCTTTTGATGCGGTGACTGTTGTGGTTAATCCGCAAAATGATTGGGCTAAGGATATTAAATTAGCAGAATTAAAGAAAATTTGGCAAAAATCAGCAGAAGGTAAAATTACTAATTGGAATCAAATACGTGCTTCTTTTCCGGATTTACCGTTAAAGTTATATGGTGCTGATAATAAATCGGGTACCTATGATTACTTTACAAAAGCAGTAATAGGAAAATCGGGAAACAGCCGTAACGACTATACAGCAAGTGAAAATGATGATGATTTAGTTGCAGGTGTGAGTCAAAATAAGAATGCATTAGGTTATTTTGGCTATGCGTATTATGAAGAAAACAAAGATAAATTGAAACCACTTGCAATAGATAACGGCAAAGGCGCGGTACTGCCTTCGAGAGAAACAGTTGAAAAAACTCAATATCAGCCACTTTCTCGCCCTCTATTTATCTATGTAAATACAAAGTCTGCTCAAAAGAAACCAGCATTAAGAGACTTTGTAAATTTCTATATTGAAAAAGCACCGACAAAGGTTAGTTCTGTGGGTTATGTACCTTTACCTGAAGATGCTTATTATTTAGATAAAGTTCAATTCAATCGAGGTAAATTAGGAACCGTATTTGAGGGTGAAGCCCGTCTAAATTTAACTATTGATGAAGTTTTGAGGAAACGAGCAGAATTTTAA
- the cobJ gene encoding precorrin-3B C(17)-methyltransferase gives MLPTEFSPIAFIATTPTGAKKLQTLCQNQDNALWVPESLSEVSNAKIYKDSLKNHLAKLWETHQAFVFCLATGAVVRLISDLLKSKSTDPAVVVIDETGKFVISLCGGHQGGADKLANLIAVQLGATPVLTGASNGLELPAVDILGVTFGWCRGEGDWNAVCAAVARGEDVEVIQEVGSTLWQNNLPKLHPFKFNESPTTKAKIFISHKQYSPPLSPSPPLPLPLINWHPRVLWVGIGCERGTSKQVIADAIDKVFLENQLALSAIAGIATIDIKSDEVGLLELCRERNLPIITFSSKILSTVTVPNPSQVVEKEVGTASVAEAAAIVAANQQSDNASSQNIASLQISKQIYRPSNQNLTGAVTVAIAQSQKEYIGKVGQLLLVGTGPGNLEQMTPAAQTAVASADAVIGYSLYIDLIAPILQKHQIVEALPITKERDRATRAIELANWGLTVAVISSGDSGIYGMAGLVMEDLQASGWDGKSPSVEVFPGVSAFQSAAARVGTPLMHDFCAVSLSDLLTPWEVIVKRLQAAAAADFVTALYNPKSKTRTQQLTEAREIFLKYRNPDTPVAVVRSVYREDEQITITTLEKLLDVPVDMLTTILIGNQSTRSYGEWMITPRGYRK, from the coding sequence TTGCTCCCCACCGAATTCTCTCCCATAGCTTTTATCGCTACTACTCCCACTGGTGCAAAGAAACTTCAAACCCTTTGCCAAAACCAAGATAATGCTTTGTGGGTTCCAGAATCTTTATCAGAAGTTAGTAACGCCAAGATATATAAAGATTCTCTGAAAAACCACTTAGCTAAATTATGGGAAACTCATCAAGCTTTTGTTTTCTGCTTGGCTACAGGTGCAGTAGTTAGATTGATTTCAGATTTACTAAAAAGCAAGTCTACAGATCCAGCAGTAGTAGTAATAGATGAGACCGGAAAATTTGTAATTAGTTTATGCGGTGGACATCAAGGTGGTGCCGATAAATTAGCAAATTTAATTGCTGTGCAGTTGGGAGCAACACCAGTTTTAACCGGCGCTTCCAACGGTTTAGAATTACCAGCGGTTGATATCTTGGGTGTTACTTTTGGATGGTGTCGCGGCGAAGGTGACTGGAATGCCGTTTGTGCAGCAGTTGCCAGAGGTGAAGATGTAGAAGTAATTCAAGAAGTTGGTTCAACTTTATGGCAAAATAATTTACCTAAATTGCATCCCTTCAAATTCAACGAATCGCCAACCACCAAAGCCAAAATTTTTATTTCACACAAACAATATTCTCCCCCGCTCTCCCCCTCTCCCCCTCTCCCCCTCCCTCTCATAAATTGGCATCCCCGAGTCTTGTGGGTAGGAATAGGTTGCGAAAGAGGTACTTCAAAACAGGTAATTGCAGACGCTATCGATAAAGTATTTCTAGAAAATCAACTTGCACTCTCTGCCATAGCGGGTATTGCCACGATTGATATTAAGTCTGATGAAGTTGGTTTATTAGAACTTTGTCGCGAACGAAATTTACCGATTATAACCTTCTCATCTAAAATTCTCAGCACGGTAACGGTACCCAATCCTTCCCAAGTTGTGGAAAAAGAAGTAGGAACAGCCAGCGTTGCAGAAGCTGCTGCAATCGTTGCTGCCAATCAACAATCTGATAATGCGTCTTCTCAAAATATCGCCTCTCTACAAATATCCAAACAAATTTACCGCCCTTCAAACCAAAATCTAACAGGTGCAGTCACAGTTGCTATAGCTCAATCTCAAAAAGAATACATCGGTAAAGTCGGTCAATTACTCCTAGTCGGAACCGGGCCGGGAAACCTCGAACAAATGACCCCAGCGGCACAAACGGCAGTAGCTAGCGCCGATGCTGTTATTGGTTATAGCTTATATATTGATTTGATTGCTCCTATTCTCCAAAAACACCAGATTGTAGAGGCTTTACCGATTACAAAAGAACGCGATCGCGCGACTCGTGCAATCGAGTTAGCAAATTGGGGATTAACTGTAGCTGTTATATCTTCAGGAGATAGTGGAATTTACGGAATGGCTGGCTTGGTTATGGAAGATTTACAAGCAAGCGGCTGGGATGGCAAAAGTCCTAGCGTAGAAGTATTTCCTGGGGTTAGCGCTTTTCAATCTGCTGCCGCAAGAGTAGGTACGCCTTTGATGCACGATTTTTGCGCTGTCAGTTTAAGCGACTTACTTACTCCTTGGGAAGTAATTGTCAAACGTTTGCAAGCAGCAGCAGCAGCAGATTTTGTCACGGCTTTGTATAACCCTAAATCTAAAACCCGTACTCAGCAGTTAACTGAAGCTAGGGAAATTTTTCTGAAGTACCGCAATCCCGATACACCGGTAGCCGTAGTACGTTCGGTTTATCGCGAAGATGAACAAATTACTATAACCACTTTAGAGAAATTATTAGATGTACCGGTGGACATGTTAACTACTATTTTAATTGGCAATCAAAGTACTCGTAGTTACGGGGAATGGATGATAACACCGAGGGGATATAGAAAGTAA
- a CDS encoding phosphoribulokinase, whose protein sequence is MTRPIILGIVGDSAAGKTTLTKGIAQVLGPENVTVICTDDYHRYDRKQRAEIGITALDPDCNYLDIMQQHLSLLRDGLPILKPIYNHATGNLDAPEYIKPRKFVIIEGLLGYSTRKARECYDVKVYLAPPESLRASWKVKRDTQKRGYTQEQVLQALKQREPDSESFIRPQRQWSDIVVSFYPPKDDSQESNGHLNVRLVLRPTIPHPDFTQIVNSGNGNSMSAIRLDLDRDMSKPVDVLEVDGHATLEQVNRLEQIICSDMPNLKNVCDRESNPELGKVAGTTGESIQSYPLALTQLLITYHMLKATQISQEGLQIKV, encoded by the coding sequence ATGACTCGTCCGATTATATTGGGTATTGTAGGTGATAGTGCTGCAGGTAAAACAACTTTAACTAAAGGTATCGCCCAAGTATTAGGTCCGGAAAATGTTACCGTTATTTGTACGGATGATTATCATCGTTACGACCGCAAGCAGCGTGCGGAAATTGGGATTACTGCTTTAGATCCTGACTGCAATTATTTAGATATTATGCAGCAACACCTTTCACTGTTGCGTGATGGGCTACCGATTCTCAAGCCTATTTACAATCATGCAACTGGTAATTTAGATGCACCTGAATATATAAAACCCAGAAAATTCGTGATAATAGAAGGATTGCTGGGTTATTCGACTCGTAAAGCCAGAGAATGTTACGATGTCAAAGTTTATCTAGCTCCTCCAGAATCTTTGCGTGCAAGTTGGAAAGTTAAACGGGATACTCAAAAGCGCGGATACACCCAAGAACAAGTTTTACAGGCACTCAAACAGCGGGAACCAGATTCAGAGAGCTTTATTCGTCCCCAACGTCAATGGTCGGATATTGTTGTAAGTTTCTATCCTCCCAAGGATGATTCGCAAGAAAGTAACGGACACTTGAATGTACGCTTAGTACTGCGTCCGACAATTCCCCACCCAGATTTTACGCAAATAGTTAACTCTGGCAATGGTAATTCCATGTCAGCTATTCGCTTGGATTTAGATAGAGATATGAGCAAACCTGTAGACGTTTTAGAGGTCGATGGGCACGCGACATTAGAGCAGGTAAATAGGTTAGAGCAAATTATCTGTTCCGACATGCCCAACTTAAAAAACGTTTGCGATCGCGAAAGCAACCCAGAGTTAGGTAAAGTTGCTGGAACGACAGGAGAAAGTATTCAAAGTTACCCCCTAGCTCTGACTCAACTCTTGATTACTTATCACATGCTTAAAGCCACACAAATATCTCAAGAAGGTTTACAAATAAAGGTTTAG
- the radC gene encoding DNA repair protein RadC — MTYCLRIADMAENERPRERLLTHGAKVLATAELIAILLGTGQGAGKLSAVGLGQFILQELSKHQREPLVVLRDISAAELIKIPGIGPAKATAILAAIELGKRSFQARPGEGTLIDSPAAAAAALSQDLMWQQQEKFAVVLLDVKNRLLGTQVITIGTATETLAPPREIFREVIRQGATRLIIAHNHPSANLEPSPEDIELTRQLLGGAQFLQIPLIDHLILGDGDFQSLREITPLWDEYPQGD, encoded by the coding sequence ATGACCTATTGCCTCAGAATTGCCGACATGGCTGAAAACGAGCGTCCGCGAGAACGCTTGTTAACTCATGGTGCAAAAGTTTTAGCGACTGCTGAATTGATTGCAATTCTACTCGGTACAGGTCAAGGCGCTGGCAAGCTTTCTGCTGTCGGTTTGGGACAATTTATTTTACAGGAATTAAGCAAACATCAACGCGAACCTTTAGTAGTTCTGCGAGATATCAGCGCTGCCGAGTTAATCAAAATCCCCGGAATCGGTCCGGCAAAGGCAACAGCGATATTAGCAGCGATAGAATTGGGCAAGCGTAGTTTTCAAGCACGTCCTGGAGAAGGTACATTAATTGATAGTCCAGCCGCTGCTGCTGCTGCGTTGAGTCAAGATTTGATGTGGCAACAGCAAGAAAAATTTGCAGTAGTGCTCCTAGATGTGAAAAACCGTTTATTAGGAACTCAAGTAATTACTATTGGAACCGCAACAGAAACTTTAGCTCCTCCTCGCGAGATATTCCGGGAAGTTATACGTCAAGGTGCTACTCGTTTAATAATTGCACACAACCACCCTTCAGCAAATTTAGAGCCTAGCCCAGAAGATATCGAACTAACCCGGCAGTTATTAGGTGGAGCGCAATTTTTGCAGATTCCTTTGATAGATCACTTAATACTTGGTGATGGTGATTTCCAGAGCTTGCGTGAAATAACACCCTTATGGGATGAGTATCCCCAGGGAGATTAA